One genomic window of uncultured delta proteobacterium includes the following:
- the thrS gene encoding threonyl-tRNA synthetase (Evidence 2a : Function of homologous gene experimentally demonstrated in an other organism; PubMedId : 10319817, 10881191, 3086882, 6353409; Product type e : enzyme): MNVFIDENSVTVPEGASFGDVLKAGLSGKRFKSVVAVRVGETAYDLSTPAAACKDGDTLTPITVDSPEGLDMLRHSAAHVLAEAVLRLFPKAKVTIGPSIDNGFYYDFDVEKPFTPEDFPAIEAEMKKVADEQQVYSRRVMTRADAIRLFEERDEPYKVELIGDLPADVTEVSIYTIGSFVDLCRGPHIPHTGFIRAFKLLSVAGAYWRGNENNRMLSRIYATAFADQKDLDKYLHHIEEAKKRDHRKLGKELDLFTFHEDVAPGMVFWLPKGMLVRTILEDFLRKEHLKRGFEMVQGPQIMRQALWEKSGHYDNYRENMYFCEIDGDMHAVKPMNCVGHMLIYGQHLRSYREMPVRFFELGLVHRHEKSGVMHGLLRVRQFTQDDAHIICRPDQLEDEVLGVIGWINDLFSLFGFSYKVAVSTRPAKSIGTDEDWEKATKALIQALERVGIAYTVNEGDGAFYGPKIDVKVTDSLDREWQCSTIQVDFTLPERFDLVYIGQDGERHRPVMIHRAILGSLERFIGIMTEHYAGAFPTWLAPVQAKIVTVTDAHDEFAKKVEHALRDAGIRAETDLRNEKLGYKVRSAQVEKIPYILVIGDKEVEEGGVNIRLRSGDSLGLTSIEDTARLILDDSDKPFKQGGMRYRFA, from the coding sequence GTGAACGTGTTCATTGACGAGAATTCCGTCACCGTCCCGGAGGGCGCCAGTTTCGGCGACGTCCTCAAAGCCGGTCTTTCCGGCAAACGCTTCAAATCCGTGGTTGCGGTAAGGGTCGGGGAAACCGCGTACGACCTTTCCACCCCCGCCGCCGCGTGCAAGGACGGCGACACGCTCACCCCCATAACCGTTGATTCGCCCGAAGGCCTGGACATGCTGCGCCACAGCGCGGCCCACGTCCTGGCGGAAGCGGTTTTGCGGCTGTTCCCCAAAGCCAAGGTCACCATCGGCCCGTCCATCGACAACGGCTTCTACTACGACTTCGACGTGGAAAAACCCTTCACGCCCGAAGACTTCCCGGCCATTGAAGCGGAAATGAAAAAGGTGGCGGACGAGCAGCAGGTCTATTCCCGCCGGGTCATGACGCGCGCCGACGCCATCCGGCTGTTCGAAGAGCGGGACGAGCCCTACAAGGTGGAACTCATAGGCGACCTGCCTGCGGACGTGACCGAGGTTTCCATCTACACCATCGGGTCCTTCGTGGATCTGTGCCGCGGCCCGCACATCCCGCACACCGGGTTTATCAGAGCCTTCAAGCTCTTGTCCGTGGCCGGGGCTTACTGGCGCGGCAATGAGAACAACCGCATGCTCTCCCGCATTTACGCAACCGCTTTTGCGGATCAGAAGGACCTGGACAAGTACCTCCACCATATCGAGGAAGCCAAGAAACGCGACCACCGAAAACTCGGCAAGGAGCTGGATCTGTTCACCTTCCACGAGGACGTCGCGCCCGGCATGGTGTTCTGGCTGCCCAAGGGCATGCTGGTCCGGACCATCCTGGAAGACTTCCTGCGCAAGGAACATTTGAAGCGCGGCTTCGAAATGGTGCAGGGACCGCAGATCATGCGCCAGGCGCTCTGGGAAAAGTCCGGCCACTACGACAACTACCGCGAAAACATGTATTTCTGCGAAATCGACGGCGACATGCATGCGGTCAAGCCCATGAACTGCGTGGGCCACATGCTCATCTACGGCCAGCACCTGCGTTCGTACCGCGAAATGCCGGTCCGCTTCTTCGAGCTGGGCCTGGTGCACCGCCACGAAAAAAGCGGCGTCATGCACGGGCTCCTTCGCGTGCGCCAGTTCACGCAGGACGACGCGCACATCATCTGCCGTCCGGACCAGCTGGAAGACGAAGTGCTCGGCGTCATCGGCTGGATCAACGACCTCTTCAGCCTGTTCGGGTTCAGTTATAAAGTCGCCGTGTCCACCCGGCCCGCCAAGTCCATCGGCACGGACGAAGATTGGGAAAAGGCCACCAAGGCCCTTATCCAGGCCCTTGAACGCGTAGGTATCGCCTATACCGTCAACGAAGGCGACGGCGCCTTCTACGGCCCGAAAATCGACGTCAAGGTCACGGACAGCCTTGACCGGGAATGGCAATGTTCAACCATCCAAGTGGATTTTACCTTGCCCGAACGCTTTGATCTGGTTTATATCGGGCAGGATGGCGAACGGCACCGCCCGGTTATGATCCACCGGGCCATTTTGGGCTCGCTCGAGCGTTTCATCGGCATCATGACCGAGCACTACGCCGGCGCGTTCCCCACCTGGCTCGCGCCCGTGCAGGCCAAGATAGTCACCGTGACGGACGCGCACGACGAATTCGCGAAAAAGGTGGAACACGCCTTGCGCGACGCGGGCATCCGCGCGGAAACCGATCTGCGGAACGAAAAACTGGGCTACAAGGTTCGGAGCGCCCAGGTTGAAAAAATTCCCTACATCCTCGTCATTGGCGACAAGGAAGTGGAAGAAGGGGGCGTGAATATCCGCCTCCGCAGCGGCGACAGCCTGGGGCTGACGTCGATTGAGGATACGGCCAGGCTGATCCTCGACGATTCCGACAAACCCTTCAAACAAGGAGGCATGCGCTATCGCTTCGCCTAA
- a CDS encoding Ribosomal RNA small subunit methyltransferase G 2 (fragment) — protein sequence MRITEISSAQNPRYKNWLKLLDGRGIKKQEMALIAGRKVLNEFLQQFPDRVLGVILKKAEDAAPLAVPEDCPAYLLPHDLFAALDIYGIREPLLLVSAPPLPEWDGSLAEGLTVFLPFQSPINLGTTIRSAAAFGASVVLLHEAAMPYLPKCLRASGPAIFQVPLFRGPSLEQLAAYGHLPIFALSPKGENIFGFPFAEYAGIGLVAGMEGPGLDAFWPEEKRLSIPMASNVESLNASVAMGIAMACRLGSIEQVPKRR from the coding sequence ATGCGTATTACAGAAATTTCCAGCGCGCAGAACCCGCGCTACAAGAACTGGCTCAAGCTGCTGGACGGGCGCGGCATAAAAAAGCAGGAAATGGCCCTCATCGCCGGGCGGAAAGTCCTGAACGAGTTTCTGCAGCAGTTCCCGGACCGGGTTCTGGGGGTTATCCTCAAAAAAGCGGAAGATGCCGCCCCCCTCGCCGTGCCCGAAGACTGCCCGGCATACCTCCTGCCCCACGACCTTTTCGCCGCGCTCGACATCTACGGCATACGCGAGCCTCTCCTGCTTGTCAGCGCCCCGCCCCTGCCCGAATGGGACGGAAGCCTGGCGGAGGGCCTCACCGTTTTTCTGCCGTTCCAGAGCCCCATCAACCTCGGCACCACCATCCGGAGCGCGGCGGCCTTCGGCGCGTCCGTCGTGCTGCTGCACGAGGCAGCCATGCCGTACCTGCCCAAATGCCTGCGCGCTTCGGGCCCGGCCATTTTCCAGGTTCCCCTGTTCCGGGGGCCCAGCCTGGAACAACTGGCCGCATACGGCCATCTGCCCATTTTCGCGCTTTCCCCCAAGGGGGAGAATATTTTCGGCTTCCCCTTCGCGGAGTATGCCGGCATAGGCCTTGTGGCGGGCATGGAAGGGCCGGGGCTTGACGCCTTCTGGCCGGAGGAAAAGCGCCTCTCCATCCCCATGGCCTCTAACGTGGAGTCCCTGAACGCATCGGTCGCCATGGGCATTGCCATGGCCTGCCGTCTTGGAAGCATTGAGCAAGTGCCAAAGCGGCGCTAA
- the infC gene encoding protein chain initiation factor IF-3 (Evidence 2a : Function of homologous gene experimentally demonstrated in an other organism; PubMedId : 1457399, 1742345, 2954162, 330233, 6325158, 7705354, 9054966, 9614948; Product type f : factor), which translates to MKPRRGEPQDTVRRNEQIRAREVRVIGAEGEQLGILNRNDAIAAAKEAGLDLVEVASTAEPPVCRIMDYGKFKYETQKKKQEAKKRQTVVQIKEIKLRPKTDEHDYQTKVNHIRRFIDDGDRCKVTIFFRGREIVHKDRGQTMLDRVVEDTKDIAKVEQEARAEGRTLFMMLVPLPKK; encoded by the coding sequence ATGAAGCCGAGACGCGGAGAACCGCAGGATACGGTCCGCCGCAACGAGCAGATCAGGGCGCGGGAAGTCCGCGTCATCGGGGCCGAGGGGGAACAACTCGGCATTCTGAACCGCAACGACGCAATCGCCGCTGCGAAAGAAGCGGGCCTGGACCTTGTCGAGGTGGCATCCACCGCGGAGCCGCCTGTCTGCAGGATTATGGACTACGGCAAGTTCAAGTACGAGACCCAGAAGAAAAAGCAGGAAGCGAAAAAACGCCAGACCGTTGTCCAGATCAAGGAAATCAAGCTGCGCCCGAAAACGGACGAGCACGATTACCAGACCAAGGTGAACCACATCCGCCGGTTTATAGACGACGGCGACCGCTGCAAGGTCACCATCTTCTTCCGGGGCCGGGAAATCGTGCACAAGGACCGCGGCCAGACCATGCTGGACAGGGTGGTTGAAGATACCAAAGATATCGCCAAGGTTGAGCAGGAAGCCAGGGCCGAAGGCCGCACGCTCTTTATGATGCTTGTGCCGCTGCCGAAAAAGTAG
- the pheT gene encoding Phenylalanine--tRNA ligase beta subunit, which yields MLLPLNWLREFIPYEGDAQTLGDRLTMLGLELEELIHPFANIKDIVVGHVVECGPHPDSDHLSVTKVDIGTEVLDIVCGAANVAKSQKVPVAPVGATLPGGLVIKKTKLRGAPSHGMICSERELGLTDDHSGIWVLDDSFKPGTALIDALKLENDVLDIGITPNRGDCLSVLGLAREAALAFDLPLTLTPMRFTETMAKAADAVTIQVEDGERCPLYMARVLENVGIHKSPDWLRFRLIAAGMRPISNIVDATNYIMLGYGQPLHAFDLDTVRGGKVIVKRATEGEKLTTLDGQERTLTARDLTIRDTERAIALAGVMGGLDTEITAASTRVLLECATFQPQTVRHTARRLGIPSEASYRYERGVDQGLAPFALDQAAALMAAVGGGTVAIYSGISKDEPRPWKAETTRFRMARCNQLLGQAMDNAFCLKTLEKLGCAVKADAQDEWAVSGPSHRPDLTREADMIEEIARVYGVDRFEPSLPAIPHTLERAGMPETEYAFWRRIRRWGAGLGLNEVINYSFTGNADLDRLNLPKDNRIQIMNPLSSELDVMRTELIPGMLTALRNNLAQGNAGLRLFELAHVFHADTTSETTAREPGRLSVLLYGDRFDAAWPHVQGTMDYQDLKGIVEHFLAFLHLDNAAFTLMDTPHPWLRPAVAVSVNGVAVGVMGRVLPDIADTAHARLDVWVAELDLTTLRRLHDAVKVKFAALPVFPPVRRDITLAVPYSLPAQAVLDAVSATQVPLLEEVHLHDVYAPENEDVRRLTFRMTFRHGQRPLEDAEVDKLRDKIAKQLTETLPVTL from the coding sequence ATGCTGTTGCCTCTGAATTGGCTGCGTGAATTCATCCCCTACGAAGGCGATGCCCAAACCCTTGGCGACCGGCTGACCATGCTGGGCCTGGAACTGGAAGAGCTGATCCACCCCTTCGCGAATATCAAGGATATCGTGGTGGGCCACGTTGTCGAATGCGGCCCGCACCCGGATTCCGATCACCTTTCCGTAACAAAGGTCGATATCGGCACGGAAGTGCTGGATATCGTGTGCGGCGCGGCCAACGTGGCCAAGAGCCAGAAAGTGCCCGTGGCCCCGGTCGGCGCCACTCTGCCGGGCGGCCTCGTCATCAAGAAGACCAAACTGCGCGGCGCGCCCTCCCACGGCATGATCTGCTCGGAACGCGAACTCGGCCTCACGGACGACCATTCCGGCATCTGGGTGCTGGATGATTCCTTCAAACCGGGCACAGCGCTCATCGACGCCCTGAAGCTGGAAAACGACGTTCTGGATATCGGCATCACGCCCAACCGGGGCGACTGCCTGAGCGTTCTGGGCCTTGCGCGGGAAGCGGCCCTCGCCTTTGACCTGCCGCTGACCCTGACCCCGATGCGGTTCACGGAAACCATGGCCAAAGCCGCCGACGCGGTGACCATCCAGGTGGAAGACGGCGAACGCTGCCCGCTCTACATGGCGCGGGTGCTGGAAAACGTGGGCATCCACAAGAGCCCGGACTGGCTGCGCTTCCGCCTCATCGCCGCCGGTATGCGGCCCATCTCCAACATCGTGGACGCGACCAACTATATCATGCTGGGTTACGGCCAGCCCTTGCACGCCTTTGACCTGGACACGGTCCGGGGCGGGAAAGTTATCGTCAAGCGCGCGACCGAAGGCGAAAAACTGACCACCCTGGACGGCCAGGAACGGACGCTCACGGCGCGGGACCTGACCATCCGCGATACCGAGCGCGCCATTGCGCTCGCCGGCGTCATGGGCGGGCTGGACACGGAAATCACCGCCGCAAGCACCCGCGTATTGCTTGAATGCGCCACCTTCCAGCCGCAGACCGTGCGCCACACGGCGCGGCGGCTGGGCATCCCGTCCGAAGCCTCCTACCGCTACGAGCGCGGGGTGGACCAGGGACTCGCGCCCTTTGCCCTGGACCAGGCCGCGGCCCTCATGGCCGCTGTCGGCGGGGGCACGGTCGCCATCTACTCCGGTATCTCGAAGGATGAGCCGCGTCCCTGGAAGGCCGAGACCACCCGGTTCCGCATGGCCCGCTGCAACCAGCTCCTGGGCCAGGCAATGGATAACGCCTTCTGTCTGAAAACGTTGGAAAAGCTCGGCTGCGCCGTGAAAGCGGACGCACAGGACGAATGGGCCGTTTCCGGCCCCAGCCACCGGCCCGACCTGACCCGCGAAGCGGACATGATCGAGGAAATCGCGCGCGTGTACGGGGTTGACCGGTTCGAGCCGAGCCTGCCCGCTATCCCGCACACCCTTGAACGCGCGGGCATGCCGGAGACGGAATACGCCTTCTGGCGCCGCATCCGCCGCTGGGGCGCGGGTCTGGGGTTGAATGAAGTCATCAATTACAGTTTCACCGGCAACGCGGATCTGGACCGGCTGAACCTGCCCAAGGACAACCGCATCCAGATCATGAACCCCCTGAGTTCCGAGCTGGATGTGATGCGCACCGAGCTTATCCCCGGCATGCTGACCGCCCTGCGGAACAACCTGGCCCAGGGTAACGCCGGGCTGCGGCTGTTTGAGCTGGCCCACGTCTTCCATGCGGACACAACCTCGGAAACCACGGCCAGGGAGCCGGGCCGTCTGTCCGTCCTCCTCTACGGCGACCGGTTCGACGCCGCCTGGCCCCACGTCCAGGGAACCATGGACTATCAGGATCTCAAGGGCATCGTCGAGCATTTCCTCGCCTTCCTGCATCTGGATAACGCCGCGTTCACCCTTATGGATACCCCGCATCCCTGGTTGCGGCCCGCCGTGGCCGTCAGCGTCAACGGTGTTGCCGTCGGCGTGATGGGCCGGGTTCTGCCGGATATCGCGGATACCGCCCACGCCCGTCTGGACGTCTGGGTGGCCGAGTTGGATCTGACCACGCTCCGCCGTCTGCACGACGCCGTAAAGGTCAAATTCGCCGCTCTGCCGGTCTTCCCGCCGGTCCGCCGCGACATCACCCTGGCCGTCCCCTATTCCCTGCCCGCGCAGGCCGTGCTCGACGCCGTCAGCGCAACCCAGGTGCCGCTCCTCGAAGAAGTGCATCTGCACGATGTCTACGCGCCCGAAAACGAGGACGTCCGCCGTCTGACCTTCCGCATGACCTTCCGGCACGGTCAGCGCCCCCTGGAAGACGCGGAAGTGGACAAGCTCCGCGACAAGATCGCCAAACAACTCACGGAAACCCTGCCGGTTACGCTGTAG
- the rpmI gene encoding 50S ribosomal subunit protein L35 (Evidence 2a : Function of homologous gene experimentally demonstrated in an other organism; PubMedId : 10094780, 3298224, 3542048, 6325158; Product type s : structure) — MPKMKTKRAAAKRFDVTGSGKFRRRKQNLRHILTKKNAKRKMRLGQSAIVDSANEKAVKRMMPYA, encoded by the coding sequence ATGCCTAAGATGAAGACCAAGCGCGCCGCTGCGAAACGGTTCGACGTGACGGGTTCCGGCAAGTTCAGACGCCGCAAGCAGAACCTCCGCCACATTCTGACCAAGAAAAACGCCAAGCGGAAAATGCGCCTCGGCCAGAGCGCCATCGTTGACAGCGCCAACGAAAAGGCCGTCAAACGCATGATGCCTTATGCGTAA
- the queA gene encoding S-adenosylmethionine:tRNA ribosyltransferase-isomerase, whose translation MTRFMPETGPEDVLLSSYRFALPEELIAQEPSRRRDASRLMVLDRAANTLTDAVFADLAAYLTPGVIVVNNSRVVPARVLGSRPSGGRVEFLLTTPLPHIVPEAVPHTAGEDLWQATVSCLLKSSKKVPVNETITLGKSFSATVLERGEYGQCLAKLIWRGSLPDRLLSEGVMPLPPYIKRPQSADDAERYQTVYAQPEKAGSIAAPTAGLHFTPAVKQALIDAGFTWAEVTLYVGYGTFSPVRCDDIRDHQMHKEYCEVPEETAKIIAEARRQGRPITAVGTTAARTLEGVARQHGSVVPFKGWTDIFLYPGKTMKVVDHLLTNFHLPESTLLMLISAFAGRERVLEAYAKAVAERYRFFSYGDAMLIL comes from the coding sequence ATGACCCGATTCATGCCGGAAACAGGCCCGGAAGATGTTCTTTTATCCTCGTATCGCTTCGCTCTGCCCGAGGAATTGATCGCCCAGGAGCCCTCGCGCCGGCGGGATGCCTCCCGCCTCATGGTGCTCGATAGAGCCGCGAATACCCTGACGGACGCGGTTTTTGCCGATCTTGCCGCGTACCTGACCCCCGGCGTCATTGTGGTGAACAACTCCCGCGTGGTCCCGGCCCGCGTGCTGGGCAGCAGGCCGAGCGGGGGCAGGGTGGAGTTTTTGCTCACGACCCCGTTGCCGCATATCGTCCCGGAAGCGGTTCCCCACACCGCGGGCGAAGACCTGTGGCAGGCGACCGTGTCCTGTCTTTTGAAGTCGTCCAAAAAAGTTCCGGTCAACGAGACCATAACCCTCGGCAAGAGCTTTTCAGCCACTGTTTTGGAGCGCGGCGAGTACGGGCAATGCCTCGCAAAACTCATCTGGAGGGGTAGCTTACCGGACAGGCTCCTTTCTGAGGGCGTGATGCCGCTGCCTCCGTACATCAAGCGACCGCAAAGCGCCGATGATGCCGAACGGTACCAAACCGTCTATGCGCAGCCCGAAAAAGCCGGGTCCATCGCCGCGCCCACAGCCGGGTTGCACTTCACCCCGGCTGTTAAACAGGCCCTCATCGATGCCGGGTTCACCTGGGCCGAGGTCACCCTGTATGTCGGGTACGGCACCTTCAGCCCGGTCCGGTGCGACGATATCCGCGACCACCAGATGCACAAGGAATACTGCGAGGTTCCGGAAGAAACCGCAAAAATTATTGCGGAAGCCCGCCGCCAAGGCCGTCCCATAACCGCCGTCGGCACCACCGCCGCCCGGACCCTGGAAGGTGTCGCCAGGCAGCACGGCAGTGTCGTCCCCTTCAAAGGATGGACGGATATCTTTCTCTACCCTGGAAAAACCATGAAAGTTGTCGATCACTTGCTGACAAACTTTCACCTGCCCGAGTCAACCCTGCTCATGCTCATATCCGCCTTCGCCGGGCGGGAAAGGGTCCTTGAAGCATACGCAAAAGCCGTTGCCGAACGGTACCGGTTCTTTTCGTACGGCGATGCCATGCTGATTCTGTAA
- the rplT gene encoding 50S ribosomal subunit protein L20 (Evidence 2a : Function of homologous gene experimentally demonstrated in an other organism; PubMedId : 10094780, 12809609, 3158742, 381019, 6317865, 8628231; Product type s : structure), with translation MRVKRGMAGHRRHKKYLDMAKGFRGGRSVLYRTAREAVERSLAYAFMGRKLRKRDFRALWIMRINAGARESGLSYSRFMNGLAKAGVALNRKVLADMAVRSKDDFAKLVELAKSKL, from the coding sequence ATGCGTGTAAAGAGAGGGATGGCGGGACACAGACGCCATAAGAAGTACCTGGATATGGCCAAAGGCTTTCGCGGCGGCAGGAGCGTTCTCTACCGCACCGCCCGTGAAGCCGTTGAACGTTCGCTTGCATACGCCTTTATGGGCCGCAAGCTCAGAAAACGCGATTTCCGCGCGCTCTGGATCATGCGCATCAACGCGGGCGCCCGCGAAAGCGGTTTGTCCTACAGCCGTTTCATGAACGGCCTGGCGAAAGCCGGCGTGGCCCTTAACCGCAAGGTTCTTGCGGACATGGCCGTACGGTCCAAAGACGATTTCGCGAAGCTCGTGGAACTCGCCAAGTCCAAATTGTAA
- a CDS encoding putative Lipoprotein (Evidence 3 : Function proposed based on presence of conserved amino acid motif, structural feature or limited homology) translates to MRFYTILSMLVLSLALGGCFGSNSDSGSDPVTTGLSYYYAEFTDVAIPNEMNPDKSDTFITYSADGIKLGTQMFKGRVEIASLVSAMQGHMQRDGWSLRSVFRATKGAILIFEQQRKMCSMYIFEDIINTGLLVFVSPKLGDGVLQYTPQTSPSTGRSMEPLMPSDPVIGSSSGGNVTVYPAK, encoded by the coding sequence ATGCGTTTTTATACCATACTCTCCATGCTGGTCTTATCACTGGCCCTTGGCGGTTGCTTCGGCTCGAACTCCGACAGCGGCTCCGACCCCGTCACCACCGGGTTGAGCTACTATTACGCCGAGTTCACCGACGTGGCCATCCCGAACGAAATGAACCCGGATAAGAGCGACACCTTCATCACATACTCCGCCGACGGCATCAAACTCGGGACCCAAATGTTCAAGGGCCGGGTGGAAATAGCCTCCCTGGTGAGCGCGATGCAGGGCCACATGCAGCGCGACGGCTGGAGCCTGCGCTCCGTCTTCCGCGCGACCAAGGGCGCCATCCTTATTTTCGAACAGCAGCGGAAAATGTGCTCCATGTATATCTTTGAGGATATCATCAACACCGGCCTGCTTGTGTTCGTTTCGCCCAAACTCGGCGACGGCGTTTTGCAGTACACGCCGCAGACATCCCCGTCAACCGGCAGAAGCATGGAACCGCTCATGCCGTCTGACCCGGTCATCGGCTCAAGCTC
- the pheS gene encoding phenylalanine tRNA synthetase, alpha subunit (Evidence 2a : Function of homologous gene experimentally demonstrated in an other organism; PubMedId : 1537809, 1959653, 2991205, 6317865; Product type e : enzyme) yields the protein MNLIAALESLVPELENGLGQASNVAELEELRVDFLGRKGRLAQIMSQLPSLAPEERPAVGQKANEVKERCNALFSAKKDTIENAAETAKLSRFDPTLPGRLPWQGSLHPITQVMGEICDVLQGLGYEVVDGFEVETDFHNFEALNLPKEHPARDMQDTFYVTDSVVLRTHTSPMQVRAMLERKKPPLAIIAPGKVYRRDSDITHSPMFHQIEGLYVDKNVTFRDLRGTLTMFVRQLFGSEMNVRFRPSFFPFTEPSVEVDISCIICGGKGHTADGPCRVCKTTGWVEVLGCGMVDPNVFKAVGYDPEVTGFAFGLGVERMAMLKYGIGDLRLFFQNNVQFLQQFV from the coding sequence ATGAACCTTATCGCCGCACTGGAAAGCCTGGTCCCGGAACTGGAAAACGGTCTGGGCCAAGCCTCGAACGTTGCGGAGCTGGAAGAACTCCGCGTGGACTTCCTCGGCCGCAAGGGCCGTCTCGCGCAGATCATGAGCCAACTCCCCTCCCTCGCCCCCGAAGAGCGTCCCGCTGTCGGGCAAAAGGCGAACGAGGTCAAGGAGCGCTGCAACGCGCTCTTTTCCGCCAAAAAGGACACCATCGAAAACGCGGCGGAAACCGCGAAACTCTCGCGGTTCGACCCCACCCTTCCCGGCCGCCTGCCCTGGCAAGGCTCGCTCCACCCCATCACCCAGGTCATGGGGGAAATCTGCGACGTTCTCCAGGGCCTTGGCTACGAAGTCGTGGATGGCTTTGAAGTGGAAACGGACTTCCACAACTTCGAGGCCCTGAACCTGCCCAAGGAACACCCTGCCCGCGATATGCAGGACACCTTTTACGTCACGGATTCCGTGGTGTTGCGCACCCACACCTCGCCCATGCAGGTTCGGGCCATGCTCGAACGCAAGAAGCCTCCCCTGGCTATTATCGCGCCGGGCAAGGTCTACCGCCGCGACTCCGACATCACCCACTCGCCCATGTTCCACCAGATCGAAGGACTGTACGTGGATAAAAACGTGACGTTCCGCGACCTGCGCGGCACCCTGACCATGTTCGTGCGGCAGTTGTTCGGGTCCGAGATGAACGTGCGGTTCCGCCCCAGCTTTTTCCCCTTCACCGAACCCAGCGTGGAGGTGGATATCTCCTGCATCATCTGCGGCGGGAAAGGCCACACCGCGGACGGCCCCTGCCGGGTCTGCAAGACCACGGGCTGGGTGGAGGTGCTCGGCTGCGGCATGGTGGACCCCAACGTGTTCAAAGCCGTGGGGTACGATCCGGAAGTCACCGGGTTCGCCTTCGGCCTCGGGGTCGAGCGCATGGCCATGCTCAAATACGGCATCGGCGACCTGCGGTTGTTCTTCCAGAACAACGTCCAGTTTTTACAGCAATTTGTCTAG